One window of Candidatus Eisenbacteria bacterium genomic DNA carries:
- a CDS encoding NAD-dependent epimerase/dehydratase family protein yields the protein MRRQSGEEPGARTRQERRWTFVRGSACRRPWLEKTPTGPPGQGGDKLEARAPVAQTDMRSPYRPHRILVAGATGTIGRAILPSLAGFGAPIRVLQHQDPLRDFPARGDLRGDPESRPAIETARGDLARPESLRGIAEGCDVLIHAAARTGFARLARDAQRRINVAGTEALLKEAQSAGVRIFISIGYTGTVQERDDLSRPVDEDTLPEGRYESEYVRMKYEAEAMVLESNRSGGMTTMVVSPGVLAQPGAPTILGGLVQAFVSGELPFQFLNQVWLAASDGSDVGRGVASALVMGRGGRRYFITGECRRLGEVYELLSEISGVPVPRRRLPDLLVEELGLLTPLLPRHSFLRQLVLPRELVLHLKRLAPVENARTRAELGLQPTPLRSTLAAMIGAGEDSARRRASI from the coding sequence ATGCGGCGGCAATCCGGGGAAGAACCCGGCGCTCGAACCCGGCAAGAAAGAAGATGGACTTTCGTTCGTGGGTCGGCGTGTCGGCGCCCATGGCTAGAGAAGACGCCAACGGGGCCTCCGGGTCAAGGAGGTGATAAACTCGAGGCTCGCGCGCCCGTCGCGCAGACCGACATGCGATCTCCCTACCGTCCACATCGAATCCTGGTCGCCGGAGCAACCGGCACGATCGGCCGCGCCATCCTGCCGTCCCTGGCGGGGTTCGGCGCCCCGATACGGGTCCTCCAGCATCAGGACCCTCTGCGAGATTTCCCCGCTCGCGGGGACCTCCGCGGCGATCCCGAGTCGCGCCCTGCGATCGAGACCGCCCGTGGGGACCTCGCTCGTCCCGAATCGCTTCGTGGGATCGCGGAGGGCTGCGACGTCCTCATCCACGCCGCGGCTCGCACAGGTTTCGCGAGGCTGGCGCGGGACGCCCAGCGGCGGATCAATGTGGCGGGAACCGAGGCGCTCCTGAAGGAGGCGCAGAGCGCGGGCGTCCGGATCTTCATTTCGATCGGGTACACGGGCACCGTGCAGGAGCGCGACGACTTGAGCCGGCCGGTGGACGAGGACACGCTCCCCGAGGGGCGCTACGAGTCCGAGTACGTGCGCATGAAATACGAGGCCGAGGCGATGGTTCTCGAATCGAATCGATCGGGCGGCATGACCACCATGGTCGTGAGCCCCGGCGTGCTCGCGCAGCCCGGTGCCCCGACGATTCTGGGCGGCCTCGTGCAGGCGTTCGTGAGCGGCGAGCTTCCGTTTCAATTCCTGAACCAGGTGTGGCTCGCGGCGAGCGATGGCTCGGACGTTGGGCGCGGCGTGGCCTCCGCCCTGGTGATGGGGCGGGGTGGGCGCCGGTATTTCATTACCGGAGAGTGCCGCCGCCTGGGCGAGGTCTACGAATTGCTGAGCGAGATCTCCGGCGTGCCGGTGCCGCGGCGCCGGCTTCCGGATCTCCTCGTCGAGGAATTGGGGCTCCTCACTCCCTTACTGCCGCGGCATTCGTTTCTGCGGCAGCTGGTGCTGCCGCGGGAGCTCGTGCTTCATCTGAAGCGTCTGGCCCCCGTGGAGAACGCGAGGACGCGCGCGGAGCTCGGCCTCCAGCCGACGCCGCTTCGCTCCACGTTGGCCGCGATGATCGGGGCCGGGGAGGATTCCGCCCGGCGCCGCGCCTCTATTTAG